Within Caulobacter segnis, the genomic segment GTGGATATCTCAAGCGCGGCATTAGGAACATCGACTCCGTCCGATCCGTTTTGAAGGCCGGGGCGCCTCGACGCGCCCGCAGCTTTCAAGACCGTCACGGAGAAGACCCATGCCCCAGAGATGGAATGACCGCGAAGGCCGCTTCGATGTCGAAGCCGACGGCGATTTCGACCGCGATCGCGGGTACGGCTACGACGCCGCGCGCCGTCGCGATGCGAACCGCGACCCGGATAGGTCCAGCTACACGAACTCCGGCTACGAGACCAATTCTGGCTACGAGACTGGCGCGGATCGCGAAGGCTATCGTGGCGAGCGGTCGCGTCGCCACGGCGGCCAGTTCCTGCGCGCGGCCCAGCAGGGCGGCGACATCGGCTATGGCCGCACGCGCTCGGGCGCCGACTACGGCGCCGGGGCGACCGGGACCCGCGGTCCCGGCGACTGGGGCCGCGTGGGCGGCCACGACTTCGGCGGCGCGACCGGCGACTACGGCTCCAGCGGCTATTCCAGCCGTACGGCCGACTATGGCGACGAACGCTATTTCGATCACCGCGACCGCGATCGCTACGGCTACGCGGGCGCCTATGGCGACCACCAGCCCTACCGCTCGTTCCGCGGCGACGGCGCGCATCGCCCGCGCCACGAGGAACGCACCTGGTTCGACCGGGCCCGCGACGAGGTCTCCTCGTGGATGGGCGACCAGGACGCCCTTCATCGCCGTGAAGCCGACGGCGCCCATCGCGGGCGGGGTCCCAAGGGCTATCGCCGCTCGGACGAACGCATCCGCGAGGACGTCAGCGACCGCCTGACCGACGACAGCTGGCTGGACGCCCATGGCGTCGAGGTCTCGGTCTCGGACGGCGACGTGACCCTGTCGGGCACCGTCCGCTCGCGCGAGGACAAGAAGCGCGCCGAAGCCCTGGCCGAGCGCGTGACGGGCGTCGACAACGTCCAGAACAACCTGCGCGTCGAGCGCGGGACGGATACGACGACGTCGACCGTACCGCTGTCGGATCCGCTGTAGGCGGTAAGCGGCTCACCTCCCCTCCGGGGGAGGTGGCCCACAGGGCCGGAGGGGGCAGCGCGGCCGACGCCCAGCTAGCCCCTCAGTTGCTTCGCAAGAGCTCCCCAAACGGGGGAGCAGAATATTTGCCACATTGTCGCCAAGTTTCAGCGACGAAACGAAACACCCTCCGCGTACCCACGTTCTGCGCTTCCGGGCCAAGTTGCCCTCGACAAGTGGGGGTTAACGCCACAAACATCCCGGCTTCTCGCCGCGGGAGGGAGCCCGCGCGCCGCATTTGGGGTGTTTCGTGAAAGCGCTGTTCTTCTCCGTCTCCGTCCTGTCCCTGGCCGCCACCGCGGCTCTGGCTCAGCAGCCCCTGCCGGAGTCGGCGCCCGCCACCCCGCCGATCGAAGCGCCGCGCGACGTGCCTTATGTCGGCGCCCTGAAGCTGACGGTCGACGCCACCGACCTGGACCGCAAGATCTGGAACGTCACGACCACCATGCCGGTCGGCAAGGCCGGCGACTTCGTGTTCCTGTACCCGCAGTGGGTCCCGGGCGGCCACTCGCCGCGCAACGACCTGGACAAGCTGGCGGGCCTGGTGGTGACGGCCAACGGCAAGCGCATCCCGTGGACGCGCGACGTCGTGCAGGTCAGCGCCTTCCACGTCGACGTCCCGGCCGGCGTCAGCGAGATCCAGATCAGCTACCAGTTCCTGACCGCCGTCGAGGCCAAGGTCGGCCGCACCGAGGTCACCCCCGAGATGCTGAACCTGCAATGGCTGCAGGTGACCATGTACCCGGCCGGCTACTACACCCGCCAGATCCCGATCGAGGCCAGCGTCAAGCTGCCGGAAGGCTGGAAGCTGGCCACCGCGCTGGAGACCGCCCGCACCGACGGCCAGGTCACGACCTTCAAGCCGACCACCGTCGAGACCCTGGTCGACAGCCCCATCTTCGCGGGCAAGTACTTCAAATCGATCGAGCTGGATCCGAACGGCCCGGCGCCGGTGCGCCTGAACCTGGTCGCCGACAGCCCCGAGCTGCTGGACGCCAAGCCCGAGCAGATCCAGATCCACAAGGACCTCGTGCAGCAGGCCTACAAGCTGTACGGCTCGCACCACTACGACCACTACGACTTCCTGGTCGCCCTGTCGGACAAGATCGGCGGCATCGGCCTGGAGCACCACCGCTCGTCCGAGAACCGGGTGGTCCCCAAGTACTTCACCGAATGGGACAAGAGCTTCGTCGGCCGCGACCTGCTCAGCCACGAATACACCCACTCGTGGAACGGCAAGTTCCGCCGCGCCGCCGACCTGTGGACCCCGAACCTGAACGTGCCGATGCGCGACAGCATGATGTGGGTCTATGAGGGCCAGACTCAGTACTGGGGCAACGTCCTGGCCGCCCGCTCGGGCCTTTTGACCAAGCAACAGGCGCTGGACAGCCTGGCCTCGACGGCCGCGGCCTATGACAACCGCCGCGGCCGCGACTGGCGCCCGGTGCAGGACACCACCAACGACCCGATCATCGCCAGCCGCAAGCCGCTGTCGTGGCTGTCCTGGCAGCGCAGCGAAGACTACTATTCCGAAGGGCTGCTGGTCTGGCTCGACGCCGACACCCTGATCCGCGAGAAGACCAATGGGAAGAAGTCGCTGGACGACTTCGCCAAGGCCTTCTTCGGCGTCGACAATGGCTCGTACGTGCCGCGCACCTACACCTTCGACGACGTGGTCGCCGCGTTGAACGGCGTCTATGCCTATGACTGGGCGAGCTTCCTGAAGACCCGCATCCAGGACGTCCAGGAAAAGGCCCCGCTCGATGGCTTCGCGCGCGGCGGCTACAAGGTCGTCTACACCGACACCCAGACCGAGTTCATGAAGACGGCCGAAAGCAAGGCCAAGACCACCGCCCTGCCCTATTCGCTGGGCCTGACGGCGGGGTCGGACGGCGTGCTGAGCGACGTGCAGTGGGGCGGTCCGGCGTTCAAGGCCGGCCTGACCCAGGGGCTGACGGTGGTGGCGGTCAATGGCGAGGCGTTCGACGGCGACAAGCTGAAGGCCGCCGTCACCGCCGCCATGAAGCCCGAGAACCCGCTGGTCGAACTCCTGATCAAGGACGGCTCGCGCTACCGGATGGTCAAGATCGACTATCGCGGCGGCCTGCGCTACCCGCGCCTGGAGAAGATCGCCGGCGTCCCCAGCCGCCTGGACGACATCCTCACGCCGCGCAAATAATTAACCACGCTCGCCGTCAGGTTGCGAACCGTTCGCGGCCTGCGACGATTTGGGGAAGGGCGGAAAGGCGGCCATCGTGTCACCTTTCCGACCGTTCAATCCCTCTGAACGCGTACAGAAAAGGGCCCGCTCCCCTCCCAAGGCGGGCCCTTTTTTGCGTCTGGAGTCTGGCGCGCCCGCTTGGCGCTAGAAGGGCCGAAGGCCGTCTGGCCAGCCTGGACGGGCGAGACCCGCGTCCTGGCGATCAAACCCTCGACCACCGCGCGGCGCTGAACCCGCGCTCCGGACACATATTGAAATGAGACCGGTACCATTTCTGGCTTGAGTGGTCTGACAACTGCCCCCATAGTGCCTGGCAACAGCGGCCCTTGAGAGCCGCCAACGCTAGTGCGCAGCCTCGGGGAAACGCCATGACCACGACCCTCACCCGCCGCCTGTTCGGCGCGAGCCTCGCCGCCCTCAGCGCCGCCGCCATGCCGGGCCTGGTCCAGGCCGCCGAAAAGGCCACGAAGAAGGGCGACAAGCCGCTCTACAAGGATCCGGCCCAGCCGATCGACGCCCGCGTCCAGGACCTGCTGGGCCGCATGACGCTGGAGGAGAAGGCCGCCCAGCTGATCGGCATCTGGCTGACCAAGAACAAGATCCAGACCCCCGAGGGCGAGTTCTCGCCGGAGCAGGCCAGCAAGAATTTCCCCAACGGCCTCGGCCAGATCTCGCGTCCGTCCGACCGCAAGGGCGCCAAGCCCGCCACGGTGATCGACGCGGCGGCCGGCGCCGACGACGGCGCGGTCAACCGCAACGCCAAGGAAACCGCGCGCTACACCAACGCCGCCCAGAAGTGGGCCGTCGAGAAGACCCGTCTGGGCATCCCGCTGCTGATGCACGACGAGGCCCTGCACGGCTATGTCGCCCGCGACGCCACCAGCTTCCCCCAGGCCATCGCCCTGGCCTCGACCTTCGACACCGAGCTGACCGAGAAGATCTTCGCCGTCGCCGCCCGCGAGATGCGCGCGCGGGGTTCGAACCTGGCCCTGGCCCCGGTGGTCGACGTGGCCCGCGACCCGCGCTGGGGCCGCATCGAGGAGACCTATGGCGAGGACCCGCACGTCTGCGCCGAGATCGGCCTGGCCGCCATCCGCGGCTTCCAGGGGACGACCCTGCCGCTGGCCAAGGACAAGGTCTTTGTCACCCTCAAGCACATGACCGGCCACGGCCAGCCCGAGAACGGCACCAATGTCGGCCCGGCCCAGATCGCCGAGCGCACTCTGCGCGAGAACTTCTTCCCGCCGTTCGAGCGCGCCGTGAAGGAGCTGCCGGTGCGCGCGGTCATGCCGTCGTACAACGAGATCGACGGCGTCCCCTCGCACGCCAACCGCTGGCTGCTGACCAAGATCCTGCGCGAGGAGTGGGGCTACAAGGGCTCTGTGCAGAGCGACTATTTCGCGATCAAGGAGATGATCGCCCGGCACAAGCTGACCAACGACCTGGGCGAGACGGCCGTGATGGCCCTGCACGCCGGCGTCGATGTCGAGCTGCCGGATGGCGAGGCCTACGCCCTGATCCCCGAGTTGGTGAAGGCCGGCCGCATCCCGCAGTTCGAGGTCGACGCGGCGGTGGCCCGCGTCCTGACCATGAAGTTCGAGGGCGGGCTGTTCGAGAACCCCTACTGCGACGAGAAGACGGCCGACGCCAAGACGGCGACGCCCGACGCCGTCGCCCTGGCCCGCGAGGCCGCCCGCAAGGCCGTCGTGCTGCTG encodes:
- a CDS encoding BON domain-containing protein, encoding MPQRWNDREGRFDVEADGDFDRDRGYGYDAARRRDANRDPDRSSYTNSGYETNSGYETGADREGYRGERSRRHGGQFLRAAQQGGDIGYGRTRSGADYGAGATGTRGPGDWGRVGGHDFGGATGDYGSSGYSSRTADYGDERYFDHRDRDRYGYAGAYGDHQPYRSFRGDGAHRPRHEERTWFDRARDEVSSWMGDQDALHRREADGAHRGRGPKGYRRSDERIREDVSDRLTDDSWLDAHGVEVSVSDGDVTLSGTVRSREDKKRAEALAERVTGVDNVQNNLRVERGTDTTTSTVPLSDPL
- a CDS encoding glycoside hydrolase family 3 N-terminal domain-containing protein, with amino-acid sequence MTTTLTRRLFGASLAALSAAAMPGLVQAAEKATKKGDKPLYKDPAQPIDARVQDLLGRMTLEEKAAQLIGIWLTKNKIQTPEGEFSPEQASKNFPNGLGQISRPSDRKGAKPATVIDAAAGADDGAVNRNAKETARYTNAAQKWAVEKTRLGIPLLMHDEALHGYVARDATSFPQAIALASTFDTELTEKIFAVAAREMRARGSNLALAPVVDVARDPRWGRIEETYGEDPHVCAEIGLAAIRGFQGTTLPLAKDKVFVTLKHMTGHGQPENGTNVGPAQIAERTLRENFFPPFERAVKELPVRAVMPSYNEIDGVPSHANRWLLTKILREEWGYKGSVQSDYFAIKEMIARHKLTNDLGETAVMALHAGVDVELPDGEAYALIPELVKAGRIPQFEVDAAVARVLTMKFEGGLFENPYCDEKTADAKTATPDAVALAREAARKAVVLLKNDKGLLPLDGKKVKRVALLGTHAKDTPIGGYSDIPRHVVSIHEGLTAEAKAQGFALDYAEAVRITEQRIWAQDEVKFTDPAVNAKLIAEAVEVAKKADVVVMVLGDNEQTSREAWADNHLGDRESLDLVGQQNDLAKAIFDLGKPTVVFLLNGRPLSINLLAQRADAIIEGWYLGEQTGNAAADVLFGRANPGGKLPVSIARDVGQLPIYYNRKPTARRGYLGGDVSPLYPFGFGLSYTTFDISAPRLAKASIGQGESVKVEVDVANTGKVAGDEVVQLYIHDETATVTRPVLELKHFKRVTLAPGARTTVSFEIKPSDLWMWNIDMKRVVEPGDFKILVGPNSVDLKTATLTVA
- a CDS encoding M61 family metallopeptidase, which translates into the protein MGCFVKALFFSVSVLSLAATAALAQQPLPESAPATPPIEAPRDVPYVGALKLTVDATDLDRKIWNVTTTMPVGKAGDFVFLYPQWVPGGHSPRNDLDKLAGLVVTANGKRIPWTRDVVQVSAFHVDVPAGVSEIQISYQFLTAVEAKVGRTEVTPEMLNLQWLQVTMYPAGYYTRQIPIEASVKLPEGWKLATALETARTDGQVTTFKPTTVETLVDSPIFAGKYFKSIELDPNGPAPVRLNLVADSPELLDAKPEQIQIHKDLVQQAYKLYGSHHYDHYDFLVALSDKIGGIGLEHHRSSENRVVPKYFTEWDKSFVGRDLLSHEYTHSWNGKFRRAADLWTPNLNVPMRDSMMWVYEGQTQYWGNVLAARSGLLTKQQALDSLASTAAAYDNRRGRDWRPVQDTTNDPIIASRKPLSWLSWQRSEDYYSEGLLVWLDADTLIREKTNGKKSLDDFAKAFFGVDNGSYVPRTYTFDDVVAALNGVYAYDWASFLKTRIQDVQEKAPLDGFARGGYKVVYTDTQTEFMKTAESKAKTTALPYSLGLTAGSDGVLSDVQWGGPAFKAGLTQGLTVVAVNGEAFDGDKLKAAVTAAMKPENPLVELLIKDGSRYRMVKIDYRGGLRYPRLEKIAGVPSRLDDILTPRK